From the genome of Pungitius pungitius chromosome 21, fPunPun2.1, whole genome shotgun sequence, one region includes:
- the zgc:112496 gene encoding uncharacterized protein zgc:112496 — protein sequence MSALFACEHPAAWRSAFGKYWDAVEAKSKSKKAGKLLHLDKWYQEELPKLISSRPDKHVTQSELVKLMEWKLTRGKFRPRLQQLVASNGESTVEKCSRKAFGLLPDVQAAMAELCCLKGVGPATASAVLAAGAPEEAAFMSDEAMESVPGLKPVQYTAKHYALYLGKMVERTEKLNQVDPQQDWTPHRVELCLWAWTTAKLHQPPSPEEVDVDVKASSGTKKKCPDVQVEQSRPTKKLKTR from the exons ATGAGCGCTCTGTTTGCATGCGAGCACCCAGCAGCATGGAGGAGTGCGTTCGGGAAATACTGGGATGCAGTGGAGGCCAAGTCCAAAAGCAAGAAAGCCGGAAAGCTGCTTCACCTCGACAAGTG GTACCAGGAGGAGCTGCCTAAGCTCATATCCAGTCGCCCTGATAAACATGTCACTCAATCGGAGCTGGTGAAACTGATGGAGTGGAAGCTCACT AGAGGGAAGTTCAGGCcgcggctgcagcagctggtggctTCCAACGGCGAGTCCACCGTGGAGAAATGTTCCAGAAAGGCCTTCGGCCTCCTGCCTGATGTGCAGGCAGCGATGGCAGAGCTCTGCTGTCTGAAGGGAGTCGGCCCGGCGACGGCTTCAG CCGTGTTGGCGGCAGGAGCTCCGGAGGAGGCAGCGTTCATGTCCGATGAAGCCATGGAGAGCGTACCGGGCCTGAAGCCCGTCCAGTACACAGCCAAGCACTACGCGCTCTACTTGGGCAAAATGGTGGAGCGCACTGAAAAACTCAACCAAG TGGACCCCCAGCAGGACTGGACCCCCCACAGGGTGGAGTTGTGCTTGTGGGCATGGACCACAGCCAAGCTGCACCAGCCCCCGAGCCCGGAGGAGGTGGATGTGGATGTGAAGGCCAGCAGTGGGACGAAGAAGAAGTGCCCAGACGTCCAAGTCGAGCAGTCGAGGCCGACGAAAAAGctcaaaacaagataa
- the rhbdl1 gene encoding rhomboid-related protein 1 isoform X3: MLLALVQSNEEGQVCYQELIELMSSKRSSSFRRAIANGRRTLQREILLDETGLGLYKRFVRYVAYEILPCETDRRWYFHQNRLCPPPVFIAVVTIVQIIVFMCYGIMLNKWVLQTYQPDFMKSPLVYHPGHRAQVWRFFSYMFMHVGLEQLGFNALLQLMIGVPLEMVHGILRISLLYMAGVLAGSLTVSITDMRAPVVGGSGGVYALCSAHLANVVMNWAGMRCPYKLLRMILALVCMSSEVGRAVWLRFSPPLPSSGPQPSFMAHLSGAVVGISMGLLILRSYEESLQKQCSWWVIVFSFITFLLFAIFWNIFAYELLGVQIPPPP, from the exons ATGAGCAGCAAGCGCTCCAGCAGCTTCCGCCGGGCCATCGCCAACGGACGCCGCACGCTGCAGAGGGAGATCCTGCTGGACGAGACGGGCCTGGGTCTGTACAAGCGCTTCGTCCGCTACGTGGCCTACGAGATCCTGCCCTGCGAGACGGACCGGCGCTGGTACTTCCACCAGAACCGCCTGTGCCCCCCACCTGTCTTCATCGCCGTCGTCACCATCGTGCAG ATCATCGTGTTCATGTGCTACGGCATCATGCTGAACAAGTGGGTGCTGCAGACCTATCAGCCCGACTTCATGAAGAGCCCCCTGGTCTACCACCCCGGCCACCGCGCCCAAGTGTGGCGCTTCTTCAGCTACATGTTCATGCACGTGGG GTTGGAGCAGCTGGGGTTCaatgctttgctgcagctgATGATTGGCGTTCCTTTGGAGATGGTCCACGGCATCTTACGGATCAGTCTGCTCTACATGGCAGGAGTGCTGGCCG gctcGCTGACGGTGTCCATCACCGACATGCGCGCCCCGGTGGTGGGGGGCTCCGGAGGAGTCTACGCTCTGTGTTCAGCGCACCTGGCCAACGTCGTCATG AACTGGGCCGGGATGCGCTGTCCCTACAAGCTGCTCCGCATGATCCTGGCGCTGGTCTGCA TGAGCTCAGAGGTGGGCCGGGCCGTCTGGCTTCGCTTctcccccccgctgccctcCTCCGGGCCCCAGCCCAGCTTCATGGCCCACCTGTCGGGGGCCGTGGTGGGCATCAGCATGGGGCTGCTGATCCTGCGCAGCTACGAGGAGAGCCTGCAGAAACAGTGCTCCTGGTGGGTCATCGTCTTCTCCTTCATCACCTTTCTCCTCTTTGCCATCTTCTGGAACATCTTTGCGTACGAGCTGCTGGGGGTGCAGATACCCCCGCCTCCCTga